The genome window CTTCCCACCACGCCATGTGTGGCGCCGGTCTACGAGGAAGGTGTGCACCCGGATGATGACCTTCTCCGGTTCGCGCGACCGTTCAACGTGACTGGGCAGCCGGCAATCTCGGTCCCTGTTCCCGGAACCGGCTTACCGGTCGGTATTCAGTTGGTCGGGCGCTTCGGCGAAGACGCGAAGCTCCTCCAAATGGCCCAAGCCCTCGAGCAATTGCTGTTGGCGACTTTTCCTGAAGGAGGCACGAGTCCGAGATGAACATCAAGACTGCGCTGGGCTGGGCGCCGGCCGCCGCGCTCGCCATTGGAGCGCTGGTGACCGGCGCCTGCGGTGCGCCGGGCGGACAGTCGGGGAATGCCTCCGGCCCAATAGTGATTGGCGGCCTTACCCAGACCACCGGGGTCGACGCATATGTGGGCGCTCAATGTAAAGACGCGATGCAACTGGCTGTCGACCAGGCCAACGCGGCCGGCGGCATCAACGGGCGGCAGATACAGCTCACCTTCGAGGACGACCAGGACGATCCCGCAAAGGCGGCCACCCTGACGCAGAAGATGATCAACGAGGGCGTGGCGGCGGTCGTGGAGCACGACTCCAGCGCCATCACCCTGGCCGTATTGCCGATCGCCAACCGAGCGCGCGTGGTGGTGATGTCAGTGAGCGCGACCTCCCCCAGTGTCACCGAGCGCGGATACCACTACTTCTTCAGGACCATCAATCGCGCCGACCGCGGCCAGCCTGTCATCGAGGCCGATTACGCGGTCGAGGCCTTGCACGCCACTTCGGCGGCGGTGCTCAACGACAAGACCACCTATGGACAGAGCTTCACGGACGCCTTCGCGGCGGAGTTCGCGGCCAAGGGCGGCAAGATCATCGCCACCGATTCGATCACGGCTGGCGCTGCTGACTACACCCCGATTCTCACCCGGATCAAGTCGAACGCCCCGGACGTGCTCGTCTACGGCGGTTACTATCCCGAAGCCGGCCTCATCGCCAAGCAGATGAAGCAGCTCGACATGTCCACCGCCTTCATGTCGGCGGCGCTGCTGGGCACCAACTACACCGAGATCGCGGGTCCCGGTGCGGTCGGGACCATCAACGGTGGAGCCCCGGACCCCAAGTGGTTCCCGCCGGCCAAGAAGTTCTTCGACGCCTTCTCGAACCGCTACCACCAGAATCCGACCGAATGGGCGGCGCACGCCTACGACGCCACGAATATCTTGATCGCCGCCCTGCGTAAGTCCGGTTCCGACAACAAGCAGGCGCTGCGGAATGCGGTCGCCGGTGTCTCCAATTACCCGGGCACCTACGGCCCCATCAGTTTCGACGCCAAGGGAGACATCACGACCAATGGCAACGTGATCTTCGTTTTCAGGGGCGGCCAGGATTGGGCGGCATACGGCCGTGCCAACGGCAAGTGGTCACTGATCCGCGAATGAAGGGCGTGAGATCCTGCCGTGTCAGCCGCATACGAGTGGTTCGGGCCGAGGTACTGAGATGACGACGCACTACGCGTCCAAGCTCGACACCTCGGCGGTGCGGGAGGGGTTGCAGACCGTGGTCGCCATCACGGTCACCCCCTTCGATGCCGAAGGCGTCGTTGACGAACGCGCTTTCAACCGGGTCCTCGATCGAATGCTGGATGCCGGGGTGACCGCCATCACCGTCAACGGCAACACCAGCGAGTTCTACTCGCTGACGTCGAAGGAGTGGCACCGGCTGACCGAGCTCGCGATCGAGCAGGCTCGCGGCCGCGCCCTGGTGATCGCGGCCGCCGGC of bacterium contains these proteins:
- a CDS encoding branched-chain amino acid ABC transporter substrate-binding protein, which produces MNIKTALGWAPAAALAIGALVTGACGAPGGQSGNASGPIVIGGLTQTTGVDAYVGAQCKDAMQLAVDQANAAGGINGRQIQLTFEDDQDDPAKAATLTQKMINEGVAAVVEHDSSAITLAVLPIANRARVVVMSVSATSPSVTERGYHYFFRTINRADRGQPVIEADYAVEALHATSAAVLNDKTTYGQSFTDAFAAEFAAKGGKIIATDSITAGAADYTPILTRIKSNAPDVLVYGGYYPEAGLIAKQMKQLDMSTAFMSAALLGTNYTEIAGPGAVGTINGGAPDPKWFPPAKKFFDAFSNRYHQNPTEWAAHAYDATNILIAALRKSGSDNKQALRNAVAGVSNYPGTYGPISFDAKGDITTNGNVIFVFRGGQDWAAYGRANGKWSLIRE